From Sus scrofa isolate TJ Tabasco breed Duroc chromosome 18, Sscrofa11.1, whole genome shotgun sequence, a single genomic window includes:
- the ZBED6CL gene encoding ZBED6 C-terminal-like protein has protein sequence MSEVEKVRKTPKKQTPSGSTGREAPVCADPSVTRARSPAAPLPSPSSKFNTRATNTPCGLGWGAAGHLPETEVKLEFADVGEQTSSGFRKAGPSISQKRRGRDLSLQRKRPRPLPGSSLCPAPDQAFLGEEGSLGLHVHGEKRGACSLERPGLGPAAACAHCHARRGQKKAKRHSGRRGLQSVPGQEPPVQPEKKGSKQKARGRREVGEPAGRKSRHPVLSSGQASSKQVPGGAARPGEAARPDGPEMGQLGENEVARPADILIAHLAREVHHLKKWKKRHLLPGGGEELPQPSLQKPLCMRAMQAEAEGWAPRPSPGTLDALDQRPTPDTRHLSTTNCRNVCPVPCTLCHSSIKQGKVKGQPQPSGLVCHLAKKHGLEVGRETTEAGPGEEQGGLPTKKLKGLPAGAASLAPGGLLSPQCHPNASPLEDGDRWVALGGPEPLVQAWPPLPAPTRGNPVSPPTAGGEDRDGIYAPNQPRAQAWNRSIAELLCSLALPLSFVSSPPFRRFVARMDPCYRLPSPAFFSDEALPLLHEAMGEQVWQEMQWAEGRRVHLTVSMAARDTVVDYVAVTAHWRATQPGSPRKQAVLWVQGLPLDSTAEDRQRELREQLSLWLGRGSLQPGFLVSGGCPSLEQAVRMEGYAHIPCFAHCLNSLVRNFLCHHHSIQIILGTARAICGHFQGSAEARRLLSQLQQQCGVPARQPFGELSDHWVSAYRLMEWLVEQQRPLREYEEKHQPGKAGTALSATFWSLADSLVKLLQPFQMVVREASAAQATLSLVLPQLRYLHIFLEQLRGHFEGQSAGEVGAAVRLAEGLALQLATDLQLTELFHREELVLATLLDPRFKGRIEAILPAGADIDHWKQVLVCKVKEIMVSEDATPPSPSLQGPRAGRAGATLSGRRSRSPGTGGKGQEEPVRRSSPSGSLLLAQRERSLLEQLESAGLLASESSGASLSTENHLASIIVKKYLRENETVGAQEDPLAYWAKRRAVWPALARLATIYLSCPATGAFSASVFASLDSPAIVEHGASLPVETVEHLLFLKTNLEHFPSYTPPPLVFPSGDLAEGEPTSG, from the coding sequence ATGTCAGAAGtagaaaaagtcagaaagacCCCCAAGAAACAGACACCCTCAGGATCTACAGGGCGAGAGGCCCCTGTGTGTGCTGACCCCTCCGTGACCAGAGCCAGGAGCCCGGCTGCTCCCCTGCCTTCTCCCAGCTCCAAGTTCAACACCAGAGCTACCAACACCCCCTGTGGACTTGGCTGGGGTGCTGCGGGGCACCTGCCAGAGACCGAGGTCAAACTTGAGTTTGCAGACGTAGGGGAACAGACTAGCAGTGGCTTCAGGAAGGCTGGACCCTCCATCTCCCAAAAGCGGAGGGGGAGGGACCTGTCCCTGCAGAGGaagaggccccgccccctccctggcaGCTCCTTGTGCCCCGCGCCTGACCAGGCTTTCCTGGGGGAGGAAGGGTCCCTGGGCCTGCATGTCCATGGTGAGAAGAGAGGAGCCTGCTCCCTGGAGAGGCCTGGTCTTGGCCCAGCTGCTGCCTGCGCACATTGCCACGCCCGCCGTGGgcagaaaaaggcaaagagacactCTGGACGCCGTGGCCTTCAATCTGTGCCTGGGCAGGAGCCTCCTGTGCAGCCCGAGAAGAAGGGGTCCAAGCAGAAGGCCCGTGGACGGCGAGAGGTGGGGGAGCCGGCGGGAAGGAAGTCAAGGCACCCCGTGCTCAGCTCTGGCCAGGCCTCCTCTAAGCAGGTGCCGGGCGGGGCAGCCAGGCCGGGCGAGGCAGCCAGGCCAGACGGACCAGAGATGGGCCAGCTTGGTGAGAATGAGGTGGCCAGGCCGGCCGACATCCTCATAGCCCATCTGGCCAGAGAGGTGCATCACCTCAAGAAGTGGAAGAAGAGGCACTTGCTTCCTGGCGGGGGTGAGGAGTTGCCCCAGCCAAGCCTCCAGAAGCCACTGTGTATGAGAGCCATGCAGGCAGAGGCTGAGGGCTGGGCTCCCAGGCCATCCCCTGGCACCCTGGACGCCCTGGATCAGAGGCCCACGCCCGACACGAGGCACTTGTCTACCACCAACTGCAGGAACGTCTGCCCTGTCCCCTGCACCCTGTGTCACTCGAGCATCAAACAGGGCAAAGTCAAGGGGCAGCCCCAACCCTCAGGTCTGGTCTGTCACTTGGCAAAGAAGCacgggctggaggtggggagggagaccACGGAGGCTggccctggggaggagcagggagggttGCCCACGAAGAAGCTGAAAGGCCTGCCCGCGGGGGCCGCCAGCCTTGCCCCCGGGGGGCTCCTCTCGCCACAGTGCCACCCGAATGCCTCACCCCTGGAAGATGGTGACAGGTGGGTGGCCCTGGGCGGGCCTGAGCCGCTGGTACAGGCTTGGCCTCCCCTGCCTGCTCCCACCAGAGGGAACCCTGTGTCCCCCCCCACAGCGGGCGGGGAGGACCGAGATGGcatatatgcccccaaccaaccccGCGCACAGGCCTGGAACCGCAGCATTGCCGAGTTACTCTGCAGCCTGGCCCTGCCGCTCTCCTTTGTTTCGTCCCCACCTTTTAGAAGGTTCGTGGCCCGGATGGACCCTTGCTACCGCCTGCCGTCTCCAGCCTTCTTCTCCGACGAGGCCTTGCCTCTGCTCCATGAGGCGATGGGCGAGCAGGTGTGGCAGGAGATGCAGTGGGCCGAGGGCCGCCGGGTCCACCTCACTGTTTCCATGGCAGCCCGGGACACGGTGGTGGACTATGTGGCTGTCACTGCCCACTGGAGGGCGACGCAGCCAGGGAGCCCGAGGAAGCAGGCCGTGCTCTGGGTCCAAGGCCTGCCGCTGGACAGCACTGCAGAGGACAGGCAGCGGgagctgcgggagcagctcagcCTGTGGCTTGGCCGTGGCTCCCTGCAACCAGGCTTCCTGGTGTCGGGGGGCTGCCCCAGTCTGGAGCAGGCGGTCCGGATGGAGGGCTACGCCCACATCCCTTGCTTTGCCCACTGCCTCAACTCCCTGGTGAGAAACTTCCTGTGTCACCATCATAGCATCCAGATCATCCTGGGCACTGCCAGGGCCATCTGCGGCCACTTCCAAGGCTCCGCAGAGGCCCGGCGGCTCCTCTcccagctgcagcagcagtgCGGTGTCCCGGCCCGCCAGCCCTTCGGGGAGCTCTCGGACCACTGGGTGTCTGCCTACCGCTTGATGGAGTGGCTGGTGGAGCAGCAGCGGCCGCTGCGGGAGTATGAGGAGAAGCACCAGCCGGGGAAGGCGGGAACAGCCCTGTCGGCCACCTTCTGGAGCCTGGCAGACAGCCTAGTCAAGCTCCTGCAGCCCTTCCAGATGGTGGTCCGCGAGGCGAGTGCTGCGCAGGCCACTCTGAGCCTGGTGCTGCCCCAGCTGCGCTACCTGCACATCTTCCTGGAGCAGCTTCGCGGGCACTTCGAGGGGCAGAGCGCCGGGGAGGTGGGCGCGGCTGTGCGGCTGGCTGAGGGCCTGGCCCTGCAGCTCGCCACAGACCTCCAGCTCACCGAGCTCTTCCACCGCGAGGAGCTGGTGCTGGCCACGCTCCTGGACCCCCGCTTCAAGGGGAGGATTGAGGCCATCCTGCCCGCGGGGGCTGACATTGACCACTGGAAGCAGGTTCTCGTGTGCAAGGTCAAGGAGATCATGGTGTCCGAGGACGCCACGCcgccctccccttccctgcaGGGCCCCAGGGCTGGGCGCGCGGGCGCCACCTTGAGTGGCAGAAGGAGCAGGAGCCCTGGGACTGGCGGCAAGGGCCAGGAGGAGCCGGTGCGGAGGAGCAGTCCCTCTGGGTCCTTGCTGCTGGCCCAGAGGGAGAGGAGCTTGCTGGAGCAGCTGGAGAGTGCCGGGCTGCTGGCCTCTGAGAGCAGTGGTGCCTCCCTGTCCACAGAGAACCACCTGGCCAGCATCATCGTTAAGAAGTACCTGCGTGAGAACGAGACGGTGGGCGCCCAGGAGGACCCCCTGGCTTACTGGGCAAAGAGGCGGGCAGTCTGGCCAGCCCTGGCGAGACTGGCCACCATCTATCTGTCCTGCCCCGCCACGGGCGCCTTCTCTGCTAGCGTCTTTGCCTCCCTGGACAGCCCCGCCATCGTGGAGCACGGCGCCTCGCTCCCAGTGGAGACGGTCGAGCACCTTCTCTTCTTGAAGACCAACCTGGAGCACTTCCCCAGCTACACCCCACCACCCCTGGTCTTCCCCAGTGGAGACCTGGCTGAGGGGGAGCCGACCAGCGGGTGA
- the LRRC61 gene encoding leucine-rich repeat-containing protein 61, which produces MWPPWVSVSSVRVRAEGPTSLRGGCWKQALGTGPGRVEGQPLEASSPLTATSTHNPVTELPATWPPRLMEPRGEKPGEADGVRVTPQLLKSRSGEFALESILLLKLRGLGLVDLGCLGECLGLEWLDLSGNALTQLGPLASLRQLTVLNVANNRLTALEPLAACENLQRLNAAGNLLAGPGQLQCLAGLRGLECLRLRDPLARLSNPICASPSYWASVRELLPGLKVIDGERVSGRGSDFYQLCRDLDSSLRPSSSPGSRALEAQPWVEPGYWESWPPRSSSILEEACRQFQDTLQECQDLDRQASDSLARAEQALSPAGTTASFVF; this is translated from the exons ATGTGGCCACCCTGGGTTTCTGTTTCTTCAGTCAGAGTCAGAGCAGAG GGACCCACCAGCCTTCGAGGGGGGTGTTGGAAACAGGCGTTGGGCACGGGCCCAGGCAGAGTTGAGGGCCAACCCCTTGAGGCGAGCAGCCCGCTGACCGCCACCAGCACCCACAACCCTGTGACGGAACTGCCAGCCACCTGGCCCCCACGTCTCATGGAGCCTCGGGGCGAGAAGCCTGGAGAGGCCGACGGGGTGCGCGTCACGCCCCAACTGCTCAAGTCACGCTCGGGCGAGTTCGCCCTGGAGTCCATCCTGCTGCTGAAGCTGCGGGGCCTGGGGCTGGTGGACCTGGGCTGCCTGGGCGAGTGCCTGGGCCTCGAGTGGCTGGACCTGTCGGGCAACGCACTCACCCAGCTGGGCCCACTGGCCTCCCTGCGCCAGCTGACCGTGCTCAACGTCGCCAACAACCGGCTAACGGCTCTGGAGCCCCTGGCTGCCTGCGAGAACCTGCAGCGCCTCAACGCCGCGGGCAACCTGCTGGCTGGCCCCGGGCAGCTGCAGTGTCTGGCCGGCCTGCGGGGCCTCGAGTGCCTGCGGCTGCGGGACCCCTTGGCCCGGCTCAGCAACCCAATCTGCGCCAGCCCCTCCTACTGGGCCTCTGTCCGGGAGCTGCTGCCGGGCCTCAAGGTCATCGACGGCGAGCGTGTGAGCGGCCGAGGCAGTGACTTCTACCAGCTGTGCCGGGACCTGGACAGCTCCTTGCGtcccagctccagccctgggTCCCGAGCCCTGGAGGCCCAGCCCTGGGTGGAGCCAGGCTACTGGGAGTCCTGGCCACCACGCAGCAGCTCCATCCTGGAGGAGGCCTGCCGGCAGTTCCAGGACACACTGCAGGAATGCCAAGACCTGGACCGCCAGGCTAGCGACAGCCTAGCTCGGGCCGAGCAGGCGCTCAGCCCCGCAGGCACCACTGCGTCCTTTGTCTTTTGA
- the RARRES2 gene encoding retinoic acid receptor responder protein 2 isoform X1 translates to MWQLLLPLALWLGTMGLGRAELTAAQLRGLQVALEEFHKHPPVQWAFRETGVNSAMDTPFPAGTFVRLEFKLQQTSCRKRDWKKAECKVKPNGRKRKCLACIKLNSEDKVLGRMVHCPIETQVQREPEERQEAQCSRVERAGEDPHSYYFPGQFAFFKALPPS, encoded by the exons atgtggcagctgctgctcccgcTGGCCCTGTGGCTGGGCACCATGGGCTTGGGCAGGGCTGAGCTCACAGCGGCCCAGCTCCGTGGCCTGCAGGTGGCCCTGGAGGAGTTCCACAAGCACCCACCCGTGCAGTGGGCCTTCCGGGAGACTGGTGTGAACAGTGCCATGGACACG CCCTTCCCGGCCGGGACCTTTGTGAGGCTGGAATTTAAGCTCCAGCAGACCAGCTGCCGGAAGAGGGACTGGAAGAAAGCTGAGTGCAAGGTCAAGCCCAACGGG agaaAGCGGAAGTGCCTAGCCTGCATCAAGCTGAACTCTGAGGATAAAGTCCTGGGCCGGATGGTTCACTGCCCCATAGAGACTCAGGTCCAACGG GAGCCCGAGGAGCGCCAGGAAGCTCAGTGCAGCCGGGTGGAGCGGGCCGGCGAGGACCCCCACAGCTACTACTTCCCAGGACAATTTGCCTTCTTCAAAGCCTTGCCCCCCAGCTGA